The Primulina huaijiensis isolate GDHJ02 chromosome 12, ASM1229523v2, whole genome shotgun sequence genome has a window encoding:
- the LOC140989377 gene encoding calcium-transporting ATPase 1-like, with product MGSLMKDFSEVKAKNSSDEALQRWRKACWLVKNHKRRFRFTANLPKRSEVREIQKSNQEKLRVAVLVSQAALSFIQGISYTVPEEIKKAGFEICADELGSIVEGHNLRKLKVHSGVEGIAGKLSTSLTDGISISDESLDHRREVYGINKFTESPAKGFWLFVWEALQDTTLMILAFCALVSLVVGIATEGWPRGAHDGLGIVASILLVVFVTATSDYKQSLQFKDLDKEKKKITVQVTRNGFRQKISIFDLLSGDIVHLSIGDQVPADGLFVSGYSLLINESSLTGESEPINVTSANPFLLSGTKVQDGSCKMLVTTVGMRTQWGKLMATLSEGGDDEAPLQVKRNGVATIIGKIGLFFAFITFAVLVQGLFSLKMNQGSYRSWSGDEALEMLEYFAIAVTIVVVAVPEGLPLAVTLSLAFAMKKMMNDKALVRNLAACETMGSATTICSDKTGTLTTNHMTVVKACICGKRKEVSSSMKSSAFCSDIPDSVVKMLQKSVFNNTGGDIVIDKDEKIEILGTPTETALLEFGLFLGGDFLAERRVSKLVKVEPFNSTKKRMGVVLELPGEGFQAHCKGASEIILAACDRFLNSNGEVVPLDESTTTHMKDTIDEFANEALRTLCLAYKDIGSDFSAENPIPFEGYTLIGIVGIKDPVRPGVKESVAICKSAGIMVRMVTGDNINTARAIARECGILTDDGIAIEGPEFRMKNEEELQALIPKLQVMARSSPMDKHILVKHLRSTFEEVVAVTGDGTNDAPALHEADIGLAMGISGTEVAKESADVIILDDNFSTIVTVAKWGRSVYINIQKFVQFQLTVNVVALIVNFSSACLTGSAPLTAVQLLWVNMIMDTLGALALATEPPNDDLMRRQPVGRKGNFISNVMWRNILGQSIYQFVVIWYLQTSGKSVFNLDGEDSDTILNTLIFNSFVFCQVFNEISSREMEKINVFKGILNNYVFVGVLSCTVLFQFIIVQFLGTFANTYPLTIRQWSTSILLGFLGMPIAAAIKMIPVGSTVDSSNSRSIYLSPATDLKP from the exons ATGGGGAGTCTTATGAAGGATTTTTCGGAAGTGAAGGCGAAGAATTCGTCGGATGAAGCGTTGCAGAGATGGAGGAAAGCGTGTTGGCTGGTGAAGAACCATAAAAGGAGGTTTAGATTCACTGCTAATCTGCCGAAACGTTCCGAAGTTCGTGAGATCCAGAAGTCTAACCAG GAAAAACTTAGAGTAGCGGTATTAGTTTCCCAAGCTGCTCTGAGCTTTATTCAAG GTATAAGCTATACAGTACCAGAGGAAATCAAGAAGgcaggttttgaaatttgtGCTGATGAATTAGGATCAATTGTGGAAGGCCATAATTTGAGGAAGTTGAAAGTTCATTCTGGCGTGGAGGGTATTGCTGGCAAGCTCTCAACTTCTCTCACCGACGGGATTAGTATTTCAGATGAGTCACTTGACCACAGAAGAGAAGTTTATGGAATTAATAAGTTCACAGAGAGCCCGGCAAAGGGGTTTTGGCTTTTTGTATGGGAAGCCCTTCAAGATACTACCCTCATGATACTTGCTTTTTGTGCGCTTGTATCATTAGTTGTTGGCATTGCAACTGAAGGATGGCCCAGGGGCGCTCATGACGGACTTGGGATTGTTGCTAGTATCCTTCTTGTAGTTTTTGTCACTGCTACAAGTGATTATAAGCAATCATTACAATTCAAGGATTTAGacaaggaaaagaaaaagattacAGTTCAGGTCACTAGAAATGGTTTCAGACAAAAAATTTCGATATTTGATCTGCTCTCAGGTGACATTGTTCATCTTTCCATTGGGGATCAGGTCCCAGCTGATGGACTCTTTGTTTCAGGTTATTCATTGTTGATAAATGAATCTAGTTTGACCGGAGAGAGTGAACCCATAAATGTGACATCTGCAAATCCTTTCCTCTTATCCGGAACTAAAGTGCAAGATGGATCCTGCAAAATGCTAGTTACTACTGTTGGGATGAGAACTCAGTGGGGTAAATTGATGGCTACTCTTAGTGAAGGCGGTGATGATGAAGCCCCTTTGCAGGTCAAACGGAATGGAGTCGCAACCATTATTGGAAAAATAGGTCTCTTTTTTGCTTTTATTACCTTCGCTGTTCTGGTGCAAGGGCTCTTTAGCCTCAAGATGAATCAAGGTTCCTACCGGAGCTGGTCTGGAGATGAAGCCTTGGAAATGCTGGAATACTTTGCTATTGCTGTTACGATTGTTGTGGTTGCCGTTCCTGAAGGGTTGCCTTTAGCTGTTACTTTGAGCCTTGCTTTTGcgatgaagaagatgatgaatgACAAGGCGCTTGTCCGTAATTTGGCAGCTTGTGAAACTATGGGATCTGCCACAACTATTTGTAGTGACAAGACTGGGACCCTAACCACTAACCACATGACGGTTGTGAAAGCATGCATTTGCGGAAAGCGAAAAGAAGTTAGTAGCTCTATGAAAAGTTCAGCTTTCTGCTCCGATATTCCTGATTCTGTTGTGAAAATGCTTCAAAAATCTGTATTCAACAACACTGGAGGAGATATCGTCATAGATAAAGATGAGAAAATTGAAATCCTTGGTACGCCAACTGAGACTGCACTTCTGGAATTCGGTCTCTTTCTTGGAGGAGATTTCCTAGCAGAGCGACGTGTGTCAAAGCTGGTCAAAGTCGAGCCATTCAATTCTACGAAGAAGCGCATGGGTGTGGTATTGGAGTTACCTGGGGAAGGTTTTCAAGCACACTGCAAAGGAGCATCTGAGATTATTTTAGCTGCCTGTGATAGGTTTCTGAACTCAAATGGCGAGGTTGTTCCTCTGGATGAGTCAACCACCACTCATATGAAGGATACAATTGATGAATTTGCAAATGAAGCTCTTCGAACCCTGTGCCTCGCATATAAGGATATTGGAAGTGACTTTTCTGCTGAAAATCCTATCCCATTTGAGGGTTATACTTTAATAGGAATAGTTGGGATAAAAGATCCAGTTCGCCCTGGAGTCAAGGAGTCTGTTGCTATTTGTAAATCTGCTGGCATCATGGTGCGAATGGTCACGGGAGACAACATAAACACGGCTAGGGCAATAGCTAGAGAATGTGGTATACTAACTGATGATGGTATTGCAATTGAAGGACCAGAATTTCGGATGAAGAACGAGGAAGAGTTGCAGGCGCTCATTCCAAAACTACAG GTGATGGCTCGTTCTTCACCAATGGATAAGCATATCCTTGTGAAGCATTTGCGATCCACATTTGAGGAGGTTGTTGCAGTAACTGGAGATGGAACAAATGATGCTCCTGCACTTCATGAAGCAGATATTGGTCTAGCGATGGGAATTTCTGGGACTGAG GTGGCAAAAGAGAGTGCTGATGTTATAATTCTAGACGATAATTTCTCCACCATTGTTACAGTGGCGAAATGGGGTCGTTCGGTTTACATTAACATTCAAAAATTTGTTCAATTCCAGCTGACTGTCAACGTGGTTGCTCTTATTGTCAATTTTTCATCAGCCTGCCTGACAG GCAGTGCCCCCCTCACCGCTGTTCAGCTTCTTTGGGTCAACATGATCATGGATACACTTGGAGCACTTGCCCTAGCCACTGAACCGCCAAATGATGACTTAATGAGGAGACAACCCGTTGGCCGAAAAGGGAACTTCATCAGCAATGTCATGTGGAGGAACATTCTTGGACAATCTATCTATCAATTCGTTGTTATATGGTATCTTCAAACTTCAGGAAAATCTGTTTTCAATCTTGATGGCGAGGACTCGGATACCATTCTTAATACACTCATTTTCAACTCATTTGTCTTTTGTCAG GTTTTCAACGAGATAAGCTCTAGAGAAATGgagaaaataaatgttttcaaaGGCATACTCAACAACTATGTTTTTGTGGGCGTTTTAAGCTGCACGGTTCTCTTCCAGTTTATTATTGTCCAATTCCTGGGCACTTTCGCCAACACCTATCCTCTTACGATTCGACAATGGTCCACTAGCATATTGCTTGGGTTTCTCGGCATGCCTATTGCTGCTGCTATCAAGATGATCCCTGTAGGATCGACCGTAGACTCCTCCAATTCGCGTAGTATCTATCTGTCACCCGCCACCGATTTGAAGCCTTAG